The Xanthomonas sp. CFBP 8443 genome has a window encoding:
- a CDS encoding NfuA family Fe-S biogenesis protein yields the protein MIQISDNAQTHFRKLLEREAVPGMGVRLSAVDPGTARADARLEFAEPADLAGDEWAIDCAGFTLYVAADSVGWLDGAEIDYVTQGTGQQLTIKAPKIKGEAPGEAASLVERVRWVVENEVNPQLAQHGGRVAVQEVSAEGVVLLRFGGGCHGCGMADVTLKQGIEKTLMGRVPGITAVRDATDHDSGSAPYIPRDTAA from the coding sequence ATGATCCAGATCTCCGACAACGCGCAGACCCATTTCCGCAAACTGCTCGAACGCGAGGCCGTGCCCGGCATGGGCGTGCGCCTGAGCGCGGTCGACCCCGGCACCGCACGCGCCGACGCGCGGCTGGAGTTCGCCGAGCCGGCGGACCTGGCCGGCGACGAATGGGCGATCGATTGCGCCGGCTTCACCCTGTACGTCGCCGCCGACAGCGTCGGCTGGCTGGACGGTGCCGAGATCGACTACGTCACCCAGGGCACCGGCCAGCAACTGACGATCAAGGCACCGAAGATCAAGGGTGAGGCGCCGGGCGAGGCCGCGTCGCTAGTCGAGCGGGTGCGCTGGGTGGTCGAGAACGAGGTCAATCCGCAGTTGGCCCAGCATGGCGGCCGGGTGGCGGTGCAGGAAGTGTCGGCCGAGGGCGTGGTGCTGCTGCGCTTCGGCGGCGGCTGCCACGGTTGCGGCATGGCCGACGTGACCCTGAAGCAGGGCATCGAGAAGACGCTGATGGGGCGCGTGCCGGGCATCACCGCCGTGCGCGACGCCACCGACCACGACAGTGGCAGCGCGCCGTACATCCCGCGCGACACCGCGGCCTGA
- a CDS encoding efflux RND transporter periplasmic adaptor subunit, translated as MTRYSTRRRTASCAAALLITSTLLLGGCKPAAGDAQAKQKEAEKAPDAVPVEVANVTRRAVAASYSGTAALEARAESQVVAKTSGVALAVLAEEGQQVRAGQPLVRLDPDRARLAVAQSEAQLRKLENNYRRSQQLVGQQLVSAADVDQIKYDLANVRAQHQLASLELSYATVVAPISGVIASRSIKTGNFVQINTPIFRIVDDSRLEATLNVPERELATLKAGQPVTLLADALPGKQYLGRVDRIAPVVDSGSGTFRVVCAFEEGAEALQPGMFGRIRIDYDQRADALVVPRLALLDDGEPAVFKVAAGKVARVPVTLGYSEGPWVEIRAGLQPGDQVVTAGKVALRDGSRVQVIAPQREAAGTGGGAAVGAH; from the coding sequence ATGACGCGATATTCCACGCGCCGACGCACCGCCAGCTGCGCCGCCGCGCTGTTGATCACCTCCACGCTGCTGCTCGGCGGCTGCAAGCCGGCCGCCGGCGATGCCCAGGCCAAGCAGAAAGAGGCCGAGAAGGCGCCGGACGCGGTCCCGGTCGAGGTGGCCAATGTGACCCGCCGCGCGGTGGCGGCCAGCTACAGCGGCACCGCCGCGCTGGAGGCGCGCGCCGAATCGCAGGTGGTGGCCAAGACCTCCGGGGTGGCGCTGGCGGTGCTGGCCGAGGAGGGCCAGCAGGTCCGCGCCGGCCAGCCGCTGGTACGGCTGGACCCCGACCGCGCGCGATTGGCGGTGGCGCAGAGCGAGGCGCAGCTGCGCAAGCTGGAGAACAACTACCGGCGCTCGCAGCAGCTGGTCGGCCAGCAGCTGGTCAGCGCCGCCGATGTCGACCAGATCAAGTACGACCTGGCCAACGTGCGCGCGCAGCACCAGCTGGCGTCGCTGGAACTGTCCTACGCCACGGTGGTCGCGCCGATTTCCGGGGTGATCGCGTCGCGCTCGATCAAGACCGGCAACTTCGTGCAGATCAACACCCCGATCTTCCGCATCGTCGACGACTCGCGCCTGGAGGCCACGCTCAACGTGCCCGAGCGCGAGCTGGCCACGCTCAAGGCCGGGCAGCCGGTGACCCTGCTGGCCGATGCGCTGCCGGGCAAGCAGTACCTGGGCAGGGTCGACCGCATCGCGCCGGTGGTGGATTCGGGCAGCGGCACGTTCCGCGTGGTGTGCGCGTTCGAAGAGGGCGCAGAGGCGTTGCAGCCGGGCATGTTCGGGCGCATCCGCATCGACTACGACCAGCGCGCCGATGCGCTGGTGGTGCCGCGCCTGGCGCTGCTCGACGACGGCGAGCCGGCGGTGTTCAAGGTCGCTGCCGGCAAGGTGGCGCGGGTGCCGGTGACGCTGGGCTATTCCGAAGGTCCGTGGGTGGAGATCCGCGCCGGGCTGCAGCCCGGCGACCAAGTGGTCACCGCCGGCAAGGTGGCGCTGCGCGACGGTAGCCGCGTGCAGGTGATCGCGCCGCAGCGCGAGGCCGCCGGCACCGGCGGCGGTGCCGCGGTCGGAGCGCACTGA
- a CDS encoding efflux RND transporter permease subunit produces the protein MTSAGSDHGSDPHEHTPPGVHGGGLVEFATRRRVTIAMATVTLLLFGVIALNSLKVNLLPDLSYPTLTVRTEYTGAAPSEIETLVTEPVEEAVGVVKNLRKLKSVSRTGQSDVVLEFAWGTNMDQASLEVRDKMEALELPLEAKAPVLLRFNPSTEPIMRLVLASKATPASDADAVRALTQLRRYADEDLKKKLEPVAGVAAVKVGGGLEDEIQVDIDQQRLAQLSLPIDNVITRLKEENINISGGRLEQGSQRYLVRTVNQFADLEEIRNLLLTTQGAGSNAADAAMQQMYAIAASTGSEAALAAASAAQSASSSSTTTIAGGMPVRLKDVAEVRQGYKEREAIIRLGGKEAVELAIYKEGDANTVSTAASLRKRLEQLKTQIPPDVELTTLEDQSRFIEHAIGDVKKDAVIGGLLAILIIFLFLRDGWSTFVISLSLPVSIVATFFFMGQLGLSLNVMSLGGLALATGLVVDDSIVVLESIAKARERGLSILDAAIAGTREVSMAVVASTLTTIAVFLPLVFVEGVAGQLFRDQALTVAIAIAISLVVSMTLIPMLSSLKGRPPLAFPAEPEQPQWQPQRGWLKPVAMGRRGAAAAVRGSFFGAAWLVVRLWRGGVAVVAPVMRKASDLAMAPYARAERGYLRLLPGALVRPWLVLGLAALAFAATLAVVPMLGADLIPQLAQDRFEMTVKLPAGTPLRQTDALVRELQEKHGKDAGVQALYGVSGSGTRLDASPTESGENIGKLTIAMAGGGSEQFEAQQSDRMRATMRNHPGVQVGFSRPELFSFSTPLEIELRGQDLETIQHAGQKLTAMLRGNGHYADVKSTVEEGFPEIQIRFDQERAGALGLTTRQIADVVVKKVRGDVATRYSFRDRKIDVLVRAQQSDRASVDSIRRLIVNPGSSRPVTLDAVADVVATTGPSEIHRADQIRVAIVSANLRDIDLGGAVREVQDMVAREPLGAGVGMHIGGQGEELAQSAKSLLFAFGLAIFLVYLVMASQFESLLHPFVILFTIPLAMVGAVLALLLSGKPVSVVVFIGLILLVGLVTKNAIILIDKVNQLREEGVAKREALIEGARSRLRPIIMTTLCTLFGFLPLAVAAGEGAEVRAPMAITVIGGLLVSTLLTLVVIPVVYDRLDRRADGYYAERGQRARKRLQGLAGSAGTDAGEPA, from the coding sequence ATGACCAGCGCCGGTTCCGATCACGGCAGCGATCCGCACGAACACACGCCACCCGGCGTGCACGGCGGCGGGCTGGTCGAATTCGCCACGCGCCGCCGCGTCACCATCGCCATGGCCACGGTGACGCTGCTGCTGTTCGGCGTGATCGCGTTGAACAGCCTCAAGGTCAATCTGCTGCCCGACCTGAGCTATCCGACCCTGACCGTGCGCACCGAGTACACCGGTGCGGCGCCGTCGGAGATCGAGACGCTGGTGACCGAGCCGGTCGAGGAAGCGGTCGGCGTGGTCAAGAACCTGCGCAAGCTCAAGTCGGTGTCGCGCACCGGACAGAGCGACGTGGTGCTGGAGTTCGCCTGGGGCACCAACATGGACCAGGCCAGCCTGGAGGTGCGCGACAAGATGGAGGCGCTGGAGCTGCCGCTGGAAGCCAAGGCGCCGGTGCTGCTGCGCTTCAATCCGTCCACCGAACCGATCATGCGCCTGGTGCTGGCGAGCAAGGCGACGCCGGCCAGCGACGCCGACGCGGTGCGCGCGCTGACCCAGCTGCGCCGCTATGCCGACGAGGACCTGAAGAAGAAGCTGGAGCCGGTGGCAGGGGTGGCCGCGGTCAAGGTCGGCGGCGGCCTGGAGGACGAGATCCAGGTCGACATCGACCAGCAGCGCCTGGCGCAGCTGAGCCTGCCGATCGATAACGTCATCACCCGGCTCAAGGAAGAGAACATCAACATCTCCGGCGGGCGCCTGGAACAGGGCTCGCAGCGCTACCTGGTGCGCACCGTCAACCAGTTCGCCGACCTCGAGGAGATCCGCAACCTGCTGCTGACCACCCAGGGCGCCGGCAGCAACGCCGCCGACGCGGCGATGCAGCAGATGTACGCGATTGCCGCCTCCACCGGTTCGGAAGCGGCGCTGGCCGCCGCCTCGGCGGCGCAGAGCGCCTCGTCCAGTTCCACCACCACCATCGCCGGCGGCATGCCGGTGCGGTTGAAGGACGTGGCCGAGGTGCGGCAGGGCTACAAGGAGCGCGAGGCGATCATCCGCCTGGGCGGCAAGGAAGCGGTGGAGCTGGCGATCTACAAGGAAGGCGACGCCAACACCGTGTCCACCGCGGCATCGCTGCGCAAGCGCCTGGAGCAGCTGAAGACGCAGATCCCGCCCGACGTGGAGCTGACCACGCTGGAGGACCAGTCGCGCTTCATCGAGCACGCCATCGGCGACGTCAAGAAGGACGCGGTGATCGGCGGCCTGCTGGCGATCCTGATCATCTTCCTGTTCCTGCGCGATGGCTGGAGCACGTTCGTGATCAGCCTGTCGCTGCCGGTGTCGATTGTGGCCACGTTCTTCTTCATGGGCCAGCTCGGCTTGAGCTTGAACGTGATGTCGCTGGGCGGGCTGGCGCTGGCCACCGGCCTGGTGGTGGACGACTCGATCGTGGTGCTGGAAAGCATCGCCAAGGCGCGCGAGCGCGGCCTGAGCATCCTCGATGCGGCGATCGCCGGCACCCGCGAGGTGAGCATGGCGGTGGTCGCCTCGACCCTGACCACGATCGCGGTGTTCCTGCCGCTGGTGTTCGTCGAGGGCGTGGCCGGGCAGCTGTTCCGCGACCAGGCCTTGACCGTGGCGATCGCCATCGCGATCTCGCTGGTGGTGTCGATGACCCTGATCCCGATGCTGAGCTCGCTGAAGGGGCGCCCGCCGCTGGCGTTCCCGGCCGAGCCGGAGCAGCCGCAATGGCAGCCGCAGCGCGGCTGGCTCAAGCCGGTGGCGATGGGTCGGCGCGGCGCCGCGGCGGCGGTGCGCGGCAGTTTCTTCGGCGCGGCGTGGCTGGTGGTGCGGCTGTGGCGCGGCGGCGTGGCGGTGGTCGCGCCGGTGATGCGCAAGGCCAGCGACTTGGCGATGGCACCGTATGCGCGCGCCGAACGCGGCTATCTGCGGTTGCTGCCGGGCGCGCTGGTGCGGCCGTGGCTGGTGCTGGGCCTGGCCGCGCTGGCGTTCGCGGCGACGCTGGCGGTGGTGCCGATGCTCGGCGCCGACCTGATCCCGCAACTGGCGCAGGACCGCTTCGAGATGACGGTGAAGCTGCCGGCCGGCACGCCGTTGCGGCAGACCGATGCGCTGGTGCGCGAACTGCAGGAAAAACACGGCAAGGACGCCGGCGTGCAGGCGCTGTACGGGGTCAGCGGCAGCGGCACCCGGCTCGACGCCAGCCCCACCGAGAGCGGCGAGAACATCGGCAAGCTGACCATCGCCATGGCCGGCGGCGGCAGCGAGCAGTTCGAGGCGCAGCAGAGCGACCGGATGCGCGCGACGATGCGCAACCACCCGGGCGTGCAGGTCGGTTTCAGCCGCCCGGAGCTGTTCAGTTTCTCCACGCCGCTGGAAATCGAGCTGCGCGGGCAGGACCTGGAGACGATCCAGCACGCCGGGCAGAAGCTGACCGCGATGCTGCGCGGCAACGGCCACTACGCCGACGTCAAGTCGACGGTGGAAGAGGGCTTCCCGGAAATCCAGATCCGCTTCGATCAGGAGCGCGCCGGCGCGCTGGGCCTGACCACGCGGCAGATCGCCGATGTGGTGGTGAAGAAGGTGCGCGGCGACGTCGCCACCCGCTACAGCTTCCGCGACCGCAAGATCGACGTGCTGGTGCGCGCGCAGCAGAGCGACCGCGCCAGCGTCGACAGCATCCGCCGGCTGATCGTCAATCCGGGCAGCAGCCGGCCGGTGACGCTGGACGCGGTCGCCGACGTGGTCGCCACCACCGGTCCCAGCGAGATCCACCGCGCCGACCAGATCCGCGTGGCGATCGTGTCGGCCAACCTGCGCGACATCGACCTGGGCGGCGCGGTGCGCGAGGTGCAGGACATGGTCGCGCGCGAGCCGCTTGGCGCCGGCGTCGGCATGCACATCGGCGGCCAGGGCGAGGAGCTGGCGCAGTCGGCCAAGTCGCTGCTGTTCGCGTTCGGCCTGGCGATCTTCCTGGTGTACCTGGTGATGGCCTCGCAGTTCGAATCGCTGCTGCACCCGTTCGTGATCCTGTTCACCATCCCGCTGGCGATGGTCGGCGCGGTGCTGGCGCTGCTGCTGAGCGGCAAGCCGGTGTCGGTGGTGGTGTTCATCGGCCTGATCCTGCTGGTCGGGCTGGTGACCAAGAACGCGATCATCCTGATCGACAAGGTCAACCAGCTGCGCGAGGAGGGCGTGGCCAAGCGTGAGGCGCTGATCGAAGGCGCGCGCTCGCGGCTGCGGCCGATCATCATGACCACGCTGTGCACGCTGTTCGGCTTCCTGCCGCTGGCGGTGGCGGCGGGCGAGGGCGCCGAGGTGCGCGCGCCGATGGCGATCACCGTGATCGGCGGCCTGCTGGTGTCCACGCTGCTGACCCTGGTGGTGATCCCGGTGGTCTACGACCGCCTGGACCGCCGCGCCGACGGCTACTACGCCGAGCGCGGCCAGCGCGCGCGCAAGCGCCTGCAGGGCCTCGCCGGCAGCGCCGGCACCGACGCGGGCGAACCGGCATGA
- a CDS encoding efflux RND transporter permease subunit: protein MSVAEFSIRRPITTIMCFVSLVVVGLIAAFRLPLEALPDISAPFLFVQLPYSGSTPDEVERNLVRPTEEALATMTGIKRMRSTATADGANIFIEFSDWDRDIAIAASDARERIDAIRADLPTDLQRYHVFKWSSSDEPVLKVRLAGAADLTGAYDMLDREFKRRLERIPGVAKVEVSGAPPNEVEIAIAPDRLGAHNLSLNDLSERLGKLNFSLSAGQIDDHGQRLRVQPVGELRDLQELRDLVIDNKGLRLGDIADIRLKPTRMNYGRRLDGRPAVGLDVYKERSANLVEVSRAVLAEVEQIRTQPALSDVQVKVIDNQGKAVTSSLTELAEAGAVGLLLSVTVLFFFLRHWPSTLMVTLAIPICFTITLGFMYFAGVTLNILTMMGLLLAVGMLVDNAVVVVESIYQERERMPEQPQLASIIGTRNVAIALSAGTLCHCIVFVPNLFGETNNISIFMAQIAITISVSLLASWLVAVSLIPMLSARMRTPALVRSERGLIPRLQRRYARVLSWSLAHRGWSVAAIALITALSVIPMMQTKKDMFGGDGGEQIFISYAWKGSYTREQLSEEVAKLERFIDARRQRYHVTQVYSWFSEIEGSSTTLTVDLKQVRDLPALIEQIRKELPRSALTDYSVGSNGNGQGGGSGAQSVQVQLVGDSTQALRAIADDVVPLLARRKELRDVRVDTGDRTTELAVRVDRERAAAFGFNAEQVASFVGLALRGASLREFRRGDNEVPVWVRFAGAEETTPEDLDSFNVRTQDGRSVPLLSLVDVQTRPAATQIGRTNRQTTLTITANLGLKVTPPEAKQAMEETLKGVSFPAGYHYSFDGADGQDDDQAGQQMMFNLLIALLMIYVVMAAVFESLLFPAAIMSGVLFSIFGVFWLFWLTGTNFGIMAFIGILVLMGVVVNNGIVMIEHINNLRRRGLGRTEALVEGSRERLRPIMMTMGTAILAMVPISLTTTQMFGDGPAYYPMARAIAGGLAFSTVVSLLFLPTIYAILDDLSGGVTQLVRRARGGRGVAAPSVS from the coding sequence ATGAGCGTCGCCGAGTTCAGCATCCGCCGTCCGATCACCACCATCATGTGCTTCGTGTCGTTGGTGGTGGTCGGCCTGATCGCCGCGTTCCGGCTGCCGCTGGAGGCGCTGCCGGACATCTCCGCGCCGTTCCTGTTCGTGCAGTTGCCGTACAGCGGCTCGACCCCGGACGAGGTCGAGCGCAACCTGGTGCGGCCGACCGAGGAAGCGCTGGCGACGATGACCGGGATCAAGCGCATGCGCTCGACCGCCACCGCCGACGGCGCCAACATCTTCATCGAGTTCTCCGACTGGGACCGCGACATCGCCATCGCCGCGTCCGACGCGCGCGAGCGCATCGACGCGATCCGCGCCGACCTGCCCACCGACCTGCAGCGCTACCACGTGTTCAAGTGGTCCAGCAGCGACGAACCGGTGCTGAAAGTGCGCCTGGCCGGCGCGGCCGACCTGACCGGTGCCTACGACATGCTCGACCGCGAGTTCAAGCGGCGCCTGGAACGCATCCCCGGCGTGGCCAAGGTGGAGGTGTCCGGCGCGCCGCCGAACGAGGTCGAGATCGCGATCGCGCCGGACCGGCTCGGCGCGCACAACCTCAGCCTCAACGACCTCAGCGAGCGCCTGGGCAAGCTCAATTTCTCGCTGTCGGCCGGGCAGATCGACGACCACGGCCAGCGCCTGCGGGTGCAGCCGGTCGGCGAACTGCGCGACCTGCAGGAACTGCGCGACCTGGTCATCGACAACAAGGGCCTGCGCCTGGGCGACATCGCCGACATCCGGCTCAAGCCGACCCGGATGAACTACGGCCGGCGCCTGGACGGGCGCCCGGCGGTGGGCCTGGACGTGTACAAGGAGCGCAGCGCCAACCTGGTCGAGGTGTCGCGCGCGGTGCTGGCCGAGGTCGAACAGATCCGCACCCAGCCGGCGCTCAGCGACGTGCAGGTCAAGGTCATCGACAACCAGGGCAAGGCGGTGACCTCATCGCTGACGGAGCTGGCCGAGGCCGGCGCGGTCGGCCTGCTGTTGTCGGTGACGGTGCTGTTCTTCTTCCTGCGCCACTGGCCGTCGACGCTGATGGTGACGCTGGCGATCCCGATCTGCTTCACCATCACCCTGGGCTTCATGTATTTCGCCGGGGTGACCCTCAACATCCTGACCATGATGGGCCTGCTGCTGGCGGTGGGCATGCTGGTGGACAACGCGGTGGTGGTGGTGGAGAGCATCTACCAGGAACGCGAGCGCATGCCCGAGCAGCCGCAGCTGGCCTCGATCATCGGCACCCGCAACGTCGCCATCGCGCTGTCGGCCGGCACCCTGTGCCACTGCATCGTGTTCGTGCCGAACCTGTTCGGCGAGACCAACAACATCAGCATCTTCATGGCGCAGATCGCGATCACCATCTCGGTGTCGCTGCTGGCCTCGTGGCTGGTGGCGGTGAGCCTGATCCCGATGCTGTCCGCGCGCATGCGCACGCCGGCGCTGGTGCGCTCCGAGCGCGGCTTGATCCCGCGCCTGCAGCGCCGCTACGCGCGCGTGCTCAGCTGGTCGCTGGCCCATCGCGGCTGGAGCGTCGCCGCGATCGCGCTGATCACCGCGCTCAGCGTGATCCCGATGATGCAGACCAAGAAGGACATGTTCGGCGGCGATGGCGGCGAGCAGATCTTCATCAGCTACGCGTGGAAGGGCTCGTACACGCGCGAGCAGCTGTCCGAGGAAGTGGCCAAGCTGGAACGCTTCATCGACGCGCGCCGCCAGCGCTACCACGTCACACAGGTGTATTCGTGGTTCAGCGAGATCGAGGGCAGCAGCACCACGCTGACCGTGGACCTGAAGCAGGTGCGCGACCTGCCGGCGTTGATCGAACAGATCCGCAAGGAACTGCCGCGCTCGGCGTTGACCGACTACAGCGTCGGCAGCAACGGCAACGGGCAGGGCGGCGGCAGCGGCGCGCAGAGCGTGCAGGTGCAACTGGTCGGCGATTCCACCCAGGCGCTGCGCGCGATCGCCGACGACGTGGTACCGCTGCTGGCGCGGCGCAAGGAACTGCGCGACGTGCGCGTGGACACCGGCGACCGCACCACCGAACTGGCGGTGCGGGTGGACCGCGAACGCGCTGCGGCGTTCGGCTTCAATGCCGAGCAGGTCGCCAGCTTCGTCGGCCTGGCGTTGCGCGGCGCCTCGCTGCGCGAGTTCCGCCGTGGCGACAACGAGGTGCCGGTGTGGGTCCGCTTCGCCGGCGCCGAGGAGACCACACCCGAGGACCTGGACAGCTTCAACGTGCGCACCCAGGACGGGCGCAGCGTGCCACTGCTGAGCCTGGTCGACGTGCAGACGCGGCCGGCGGCGACCCAGATCGGGCGCACCAACCGCCAGACCACGCTGACCATCACCGCCAATCTCGGGCTCAAGGTCACCCCGCCGGAGGCCAAGCAGGCGATGGAGGAGACGCTGAAGGGCGTCAGCTTCCCGGCCGGCTACCACTACAGCTTCGACGGCGCCGACGGCCAGGACGACGACCAGGCCGGGCAGCAGATGATGTTCAACCTGCTGATCGCGCTGCTGATGATCTACGTGGTGATGGCGGCGGTGTTCGAATCGCTGCTGTTCCCGGCGGCGATCATGAGCGGGGTGCTGTTCTCGATCTTCGGCGTGTTCTGGCTGTTCTGGCTCACCGGCACCAACTTCGGGATCATGGCCTTCATCGGCATCCTGGTGCTGATGGGCGTGGTGGTGAACAACGGCATCGTGATGATCGAGCACATCAACAACCTGCGCCGGCGCGGCCTCGGCCGCACCGAGGCGCTGGTGGAAGGCTCGCGCGAGCGGCTGCGGCCGATCATGATGACGATGGGCACCGCGATCCTGGCGATGGTGCCGATCTCGCTGACCACCACGCAGATGTTCGGCGACGGCCCGGCCTACTACCCGATGGCGCGCGCGATCGCCGGCGGCCTGGCCTTCTCGACCGTGGTCAGTCTGCTGTTCCTGCCGACCATCTACGCGATCCTGGACGACCTCAGCGGTGGCGTGACGCAGTTGGTGCGCCGCGCGCGCGGCGGCCGCGGCGTGGCGGCGCCGTCGGTGTCCTGA
- a CDS encoding cytochrome c: protein MRTQPLAACFALAVLASLGITPAAAQTVPAPAAPAPATAPAPAASAAPAAGNAANGKLLTYTCQGCHGVTGYKNAYPSYRIPKIGGQSAQYLTQALTEYRLGKRKHPTMQAQAESFSDQDIADIAAFLTTLK from the coding sequence ATGCGCACGCAGCCGCTAGCCGCTTGTTTTGCTCTGGCCGTACTCGCTTCTCTCGGGATCACCCCGGCAGCGGCGCAGACCGTGCCGGCGCCCGCCGCTCCCGCTCCAGCCACCGCTCCGGCTCCGGCAGCCTCCGCTGCTCCCGCCGCCGGCAATGCCGCCAACGGCAAGCTGCTGACCTATACCTGTCAGGGCTGCCACGGCGTCACCGGCTACAAGAATGCCTATCCGAGCTACCGCATTCCCAAGATCGGCGGCCAATCGGCGCAGTACCTGACCCAGGCGCTGACCGAATACCGGCTCGGCAAGCGCAAGCACCCGACCATGCAGGCCCAGGCGGAAAGCTTCTCCGACCAGGATATCGCCGACATCGCCGCTTTCCTGACCACCCTCAAGTAG
- a CDS encoding 4a-hydroxytetrahydrobiopterin dehydratase, translating into MNDLIPLAQAHCAPCKGSEYKLTQARLAELLPQVPGWELVENGMAISRTFRFPDYYRTLAFVNALAWIAHREDHHPDLGVHYDRVVVRYSTHDVGGLSENDFICAAKASALPE; encoded by the coding sequence ATGAACGACCTGATCCCGCTCGCACAGGCCCATTGCGCACCCTGCAAGGGCAGCGAATACAAGCTCACCCAGGCGCGCCTGGCCGAACTGCTGCCGCAGGTACCCGGCTGGGAACTGGTCGAGAACGGCATGGCGATCAGCCGCACATTCCGCTTCCCCGACTACTACCGCACGCTGGCGTTCGTGAACGCGCTGGCCTGGATCGCGCACCGCGAGGACCACCACCCCGACCTGGGCGTGCATTACGACCGCGTGGTGGTGCGCTATTCCACCCACGACGTCGGCGGCCTCAGCGAAAACGACTTCATCTGCGCCGCCAAGGCGTCGGCCCTTCCGGAATGA
- a CDS encoding cytochrome c, with protein MPKAEHALRPAIVLLAALWLGACSQSQVESTSQSAGDAGHASGEHGSGSSAGLPTGRVAAGEKLANAKGKATGQSCIDCHGADGNAPIDPTYPKLGGQYGDYIAHALQAYRAGDRQHPLMTPQATPLSDQDVADLAAYFGSRATQLRDMHGLK; from the coding sequence ATGCCGAAAGCCGAGCACGCACTGCGTCCCGCCATCGTCCTGCTTGCTGCCCTGTGGTTGGGGGCATGTTCGCAATCGCAGGTTGAATCCACCAGCCAGTCCGCCGGCGACGCCGGCCATGCCAGTGGCGAGCACGGCTCCGGCTCGTCCGCCGGCCTGCCCACCGGGCGTGTCGCCGCCGGCGAGAAGCTGGCCAACGCCAAGGGCAAGGCCACCGGGCAGAGCTGCATCGACTGCCACGGTGCCGACGGCAACGCGCCGATCGACCCGACCTACCCCAAGCTCGGCGGCCAGTACGGCGACTACATCGCCCATGCGCTACAGGCCTACCGCGCCGGCGATCGCCAGCATCCGCTGATGACCCCGCAGGCGACGCCGCTCAGCGACCAGGACGTCGCCGATCTGGCGGCGTACTTCGGTTCGCGCGCCACCCAGCTGCGCGACATGCACGGCCTGAAGTAA
- a CDS encoding TraB/GumN family protein, giving the protein MNELSQAGDDALFAGQPYRIVERDGVRYTLLGTAHVSLASVAAVERAIDSGRFDAVAVELDPQRLQALTDPDALTKLDLVQVIRKGRVALFAANLALAAYQRRLAEQLGIEPGAELKRAVLLARERQLPVYLIDREVGLTFKRASGRLGFFGKLKLGSGLLGGLFASDEVGEAEIEKLKQGDMLEASFGDFASESPALYDTIIAERDRYMATRLREEHAQRTAPSQTPIAAPDFVDAARAGGIREVLAVVGAGHLAGLARHLQDDQDDPAALRKALEDVPTKKKIPWITLTLTALVLGGVAWGYWRGGFALGTDLLLQWVLFTGGLAGLGCLLAGGHPLSIVAGAIAAPLKPFRPGVPAGAFSALVEVHMRKPAYGDFLALRDDAQNLRGWYRNRVSRVVLTFLLTNLGSMVGVWLAGFRIFGKLAG; this is encoded by the coding sequence ATGAACGAACTTTCCCAGGCCGGCGACGACGCGTTGTTCGCCGGCCAGCCGTACCGCATCGTCGAACGCGATGGCGTGCGCTATACCCTGCTCGGCACCGCCCACGTCTCGCTGGCCAGCGTCGCCGCGGTGGAACGGGCGATCGACAGCGGCCGTTTCGATGCGGTCGCGGTCGAACTGGACCCGCAACGGCTGCAGGCGCTGACCGACCCGGATGCGCTGACCAAGCTGGACCTGGTGCAGGTGATCCGCAAGGGCCGCGTGGCCTTGTTCGCGGCGAACCTGGCGCTGGCGGCCTACCAGCGGCGCCTGGCCGAGCAGTTGGGCATCGAGCCCGGCGCCGAGCTCAAGCGCGCGGTGCTGCTGGCGCGCGAACGGCAACTGCCGGTGTACCTGATCGACCGCGAGGTCGGGCTGACCTTCAAGCGCGCCTCCGGCCGGCTCGGTTTCTTCGGCAAGCTCAAGCTCGGCAGCGGCCTGCTCGGCGGCCTGTTCGCCTCCGACGAGGTCGGCGAGGCGGAGATCGAGAAGCTCAAGCAGGGCGACATGCTCGAAGCCAGCTTCGGCGACTTCGCCAGCGAAAGCCCGGCGCTGTACGACACCATCATCGCCGAACGCGACCGCTACATGGCCACGCGCCTGCGCGAGGAACACGCGCAGCGGACCGCGCCCAGCCAGACGCCGATCGCGGCCCCGGATTTCGTCGACGCCGCGCGCGCCGGCGGCATCCGCGAGGTGCTGGCGGTGGTCGGCGCCGGCCATCTGGCCGGCCTGGCCAGGCACCTGCAGGACGACCAGGACGATCCGGCAGCGCTGCGCAAGGCACTGGAAGACGTGCCGACCAAGAAGAAGATTCCGTGGATCACCCTGACCCTGACCGCACTGGTGCTGGGCGGCGTCGCCTGGGGCTACTGGCGCGGCGGCTTCGCGCTGGGCACCGACCTGCTGCTGCAGTGGGTGCTGTTCACCGGCGGCCTGGCCGGGCTGGGCTGCCTGCTGGCCGGCGGCCATCCGCTGAGCATCGTCGCCGGCGCCATCGCCGCGCCGCTGAAGCCATTCCGTCCCGGGGTGCCGGCCGGCGCGTTCAGCGCGCTGGTCGAGGTGCACATGCGCAAGCCGGCCTACGGCGACTTCCTGGCGCTGCGCGACGACGCGCAGAACCTGCGCGGCTGGTACCGCAACCGCGTCTCGCGGGTGGTGCTGACCTTCCTGCTGACCAATCTGGGCAGCATGGTCGGCGTGTGGCTGGCGGGTTTTCGCATCTTCGGCAAGCTGGCTGGTTGA